Genomic window (Culex pipiens pallens isolate TS chromosome 3, TS_CPP_V2, whole genome shotgun sequence):
CCGGCTACTCTCGGAGTTTCCTGGTAGGAACTCGCCATAGGTTTCAAGAATTGAATCACCACGGGTTCGACCTCCTCCACCTTCTCCAAGTTCTCCTGATCCGCGGTACTGTTCAGCGAGTCCACATTCTGGTGCGTTTCATAATACTCGGAACCCGCCTCAACGCTACGATCCTCCAACGTGCTCGCATTGCTGCTGTCCTCACTTCGCGATTTAACCCCCAGCCGAACCATCTTGGCAGTTCTGTGATGTCCGGAAGATGCGCTCGAGCAGCGCTTCAGCACCGGCGTCGTTCGCAGATCCAACGCACTCCGCGCAGGGCTTCCGCTGATGCTGCTTCCGCCCGTTGAGTTGAAGCTCATCTTGCGTTGCGTTCCCGGTGCCACCAGCTTGGAGTAGCCGTGCTGGGCGATCGCTCGCTGGATGCTCTTGGACATGACCTGGCGCAGCGGAGTGGCGGCCACGGCCTTCGAGCGGCTGCGGATGATGGCGCGGACCTGGGAGTGAGAGAAAAATAGTATTATGTTTTAAAAGACActgtaaaaacttcaaataacaaaaattcaaatctaaagttctaaaaaaataccgaaGGAGTTTGAAAGACATTCAATGTGAAAAAtcaataaagtttaaaaattcaaaacttataaggttctataaaatttaattctttaCATTCAAATTAGAATTAAAATTTCAGTaattaaaatatgtaaaaactaaataatacaaattttaaatatttaaaaatatttttcttttcattttcctcacgaaaatttcctggcatcactgactcactccaacaggcgctgctggtggccaccctttgttctttatatgccttcgcttctcgctcggttttcttcagccttcgattggaatgggtcgtcaaaagtcccgtttgtttttttgatggcgcttgctaattatttacatgtttcgggattatttttcaagtgagtgactaagtaacggtcaaaagaacatgtagccggtagttggaagcaattttatatcttaaaagcgctttgaaatcgttagcgcaaatgaaaagatattgatggcgactttcgttaagcagttaacctctgatcttgcgtgtggatgtgtgtgccaccaaaatgatgagaaatggtctcgacaaatagaaattatgatcaaagtgcattaaatttgatccttTTGGTCAGTAAATTGCATAaattgcgtgcttacttgaggcggtgctgttgctggaaGTTTATAGCCTTAATAGTATTTTTGACCTTTGATTGAGCaccaaactcttcatatgacgaagattaGTGTTTGACTAGAAAGGGTATGTTTCCCCTACAAAAATTCTtagaaatcaaaattacaaaactcaaaaaaaaaatcaggtataacaaaatcttttttttccaatttcaagTTGAAACCATAAACCCATGTTGGAATTCGactgaaaagaaaaacaaaagctTTGCTAACTCGCCGACTAGGGAGAAAACTTGTAGTCCTTtcctcttctcgctcgcgctctcGCTCTCGCCACGAGGGCCTCGTGCTATCCGTTCGCTGGGACTCGCGGTGAGAACTCGTGAGAGAGGAATTAATCTCGCGAGAGCGCAAGAATTCCAACACtgctaaaaaaacaagaatatgAAGTTCTTAAatcaaaatcctaaaaataaaaaaataaaactgaataaaaattaacctaaaaatttcatcattcattaataaaacaattaaaaacataagaaaTTCAGAATTAAGGAAATGTCAAAACCTTGAAATACATCActtagaaaattcaaaaattgaaagaagaaaaaccaaatttatttacattctaaaatcccaaaatttgcaggccaaggattgatacctaagagtatgcaatggcactgaccttgttgcgtgctcttcggttgacgtccacgtaaggaacatcctggaaggagcgtaactaactacatccgtagttctgttagatcatccgaattatctttatcagaacagtatagctctggttccttgcaagtgtcctattttcttacagtgagtcaaatatttgtccgtacccccccgtacgggaaatgtttgtgatataaaagtacataaaattcgactaaagtgccatgttttatacatcaatcgacgcggcaaaatgtcctctttaagacattgtcattggatttgcaaaaattgtttactgaaaaaagtcaaaaaaagaggtcaaataattgtccgtaccccctagtaaaagtacaaaatctgatcgatttaagtgaattcatttatgaaatgttgtttcagtgtcaaatactagtacctttagccagtttgtgacaactttgaacttctgataagtttgtttagttaatttatattaaaaattggattaaatttagttttttaaagtaaaacttatcaaaacattagtttataaacaactatttttataaaattgctattttgtgttgtaagagtctctattgaacaagtttcaacaatatttgttcaaaatatacattgttttcatcttttttattgacatttttcgaccaaaaatactgtcgaacccctcggagggaaattttgtggtgatcagatagaggacaaaaaaacccacctcttgcaatttgaagcatccaatttcgtccactacagcccgattacgagtccctagtctgaaatttgaaattttcactttccgtgctgagaatttctgtaccgttctgggtcagaatgttttgcttggggaatttgaaaatttcaaatttcagactagggactcgtaatcgggctgtagtggacgaaattggatgcttcaaattgcaagaggtgggtttttttgtcctctatctgatcaccacaaaatttccctccgaggggttgaaccggttccgggacaatccggattgtttaacggtattgttccgaaacagtatttttggtcgaaaaatgtcaataaaaaagatgaaatcaatgtatattttgaacaaatattgttgaaacttgttcaatagagactcttacaacacaaaatagcaattttataaaaatagttgtttataaactaatgttttgacaagttttactttaaaaaactaaatttaatccaatttttaatataaattaactaaacaaacttatcagaagttcaaagttgtcacaaactggctaaaggtactagtatttgacactgaaacaacatttcataaatgaattcacttaaatcgatcagattttgtacttttactaggggtacggacaattatttgacctctttttttgacttttttcagtaaacaatttttgtatttttcaagaaaaagttttttgcaaatcctatgacagtgtcttaaagaggacattctgccgcgtcgattgatgtataaaacatggcactttagtcgaattttatgtacttttatatcacaaacatttcccgtacgggggggtacggacaaatatttgactcactgtacctccacgttggcttggttttcatgatgacctagctggtggcctgtggaaacggatcgtaaacctttgaccaccgcgggtcagagtcgagacggctaaaagaaaggggcgcgacaatgtgggaaagggaagtaatttgtgattgtagacggtattgttttgattcgcagtatgttgagtcaactgctgtggatgtacctggaacatcgcacaacggggtttctcttctcttcattctcagctaccacctatctcctatttttattttgctcttctgattcccaattcttcattgattcttctatttaatatccaacatttgattttaattttattaacttttgattctcttatctctcaaagcttttccactcttttctatcaattgatactgctgtaacaaactttgttttgttttttttttccttaaaaatatacttttccttaatgtactagtaatatcaagtctatttatcattcgcctaatcatttttgattttattgcgaatttatttatttgaataattctttatctgtcctataaattatcattactataatctaagcttataaataaataaaataaataaataaatacgctcatcattctcttactattgatacttgatttttataaaataaattctcttttactgtctattgttttcaatcttcaccctttttgccttcctcactttactgaggaaaggctataaaatcactcgaaaaatgaacttcttaatttgacctcgtagacccaccttcacgtatacctatcgactcagaatcatgttctgaacaaatgtctgtgtggatgtgtgtaggtgggtggacaaaaaaattgtcactcgattatctccggactggatgaacggataatgaccgtattagtctcattcgatccgtcttggggtcccataggtatctatttaaaatcagcaagtttagttaagtacttcaaaagttatgctaaaaggATCAAGGATCtaacaaccctattaaaagttattggcacttaagtgttatttaaacatttttagaggttggatttcagatattgtgaatattgtgataaaaatattgtctgaatcttccatgcgaactatcgttggataggtttttttatcagaccttgccgatgagccagaaatattgatggtctgcgaaccatatcaaaagaaatgagtaataaagttgatttgttaaacatgttaagggggaatgttgctatttttacagaatgtattgactttatgaatatgaggaaggcaccaaccacctaaaggtggattaagtaacgttttttcaaacaagttaggtttgagcccttactcaatttatggaatggttaaaggattaacacaaatattactatttgataaacttttataacatgctcaggaccaaaaattgtaacaaaacaccgcgacaaaagaaatagcaacagataaacagactcaacaatagggaagatttcaggagaaaacaatacacagtaaataacaataagtttttgaattcaaactaaaaataaaacagtgttTGCTTCAataaaagttgataggcacacttttaatggttaggcgcttattcttgcatcaaaccctacgtaatgtaccacccccggccgagttaaaatgcgtaaccggaaaagaaggtgtgcatgcctggcacgaacactcaaagcgtgttctagcgtgctgctcgtactgactcagagcaagggtgagatgtaggtgtaagggcagtgcgtgttcgtcgggaaactagtgcataagatcggtcaaggcccgttcttacactgaaaattgcgaattgcgaattctaaaatcccaaaatttcaaagaatctaaaatttctttaaaaaacataaaagtaaCACACCGGAATTACTAAATTTTCAGCTTTAGGcacatacaaatttgaaaaatgtagcattaaaaaaaggaaacataatatatttaaaattaaataaatcttaaaatttaagtttaattataggtttaaaaataattgaatcatcaaatatataatttttgcgCATATTTCAGGattccacatttttttaaactcaataataataaaaaaataaaaaaaacgaaaattttaaataaatttaaaacaaatattcataaaatttttaaaacacaaaatttaatttttttgatcctaaaattttaaacaccTTAAACcttaattgattcaaaaataacaaacttcaaaacacaaaaaaagtaaggcctcggcaaatatttttcaaattttatgccaAGCctcccctcccttcaaaattgcatggaaaattatgcaaataatctaaattttaatagaTATAGAAGACtcgtttttgtgaaattccgagttttttttttgcgaaaaacatttttttcaatgcttggatattttaaaaactaataatttcaaaacaactgggcaggtctaaaatgcattttgaaaaactttgttcattcaaatgtGAATACCATGgcctgttatttaaattttaatttttttttttattttttggcaaaaacttcaaaaaatattttcgtcagtctaaaagtcaaaataaaattaaaaaaaaagaaacgcaaaaatataaattcagcaagtaaaaagaaataattaaacaatttcttacctataaaattgacaaaaagtccaaattttaaaacattaaaaacaaaacaatcttgCACCTTGGAATTAAAATATCATACAAAAGTGaggcaaatttaaaatatctaaaaattttaaatcttactgtaagaaaaatagaaaaaaatacgcacacaaattcttaaattttggaatacagaaaaaaattctaaaactctacaattgggtcctaaaatgaagcttagattgctgatattattgtttacagcgataaagcttatttttctgagtacaatgaccctatggacaaccacaaagagtttaaaatggatttttaaatcaattttgaaaaattcatctcgcagtccttcttgacagaaaagctcctacttgacagctcgttccaagggggccATAGTTaacccatcgaaaaaatgttgtcttgttaatttttgttgcatttaaatgaaaaaagtgatcagaaatggttttttatcgtgtttttttttaccgttgtacataaaaattgacatagggcttttaaattagtacccaattgaacaattaaaaatttctagcATTCTAACATAAAAaacctaaattaaaaaaagaaaattttaggttttaaaataaaaattatgaaatcctaaaatttaaaaaatcttaaactcaaagtttgaaaataaataagattAATCATAAAttacaagaataaaaaaattaaaacctcaaaaaaattaggaactcaaaaaattcaaagcacgaaaatcaaaaaaagaaatgctctaaaaattataaaaaaagaacaacaatttgaaaaataaaaaaaaatctctaatcatgcaatttaaaaaatcttaagttttAATCTgctttttaaaatctaaaaaataaaatgtgaaaatcattagattttttataatttttaaattcaaaaactcaaaaatttaaaatgcaaaattctaGTGCTCTAGAtttctaaaatcctaaattcataATTCCAAATTAAACTTCTaattcttgaccgcgttccctTCGAGCTCCGTACACAGCTACAAACAGAAAACAATCGAACAACACTAACCTTATGAATCTCATAATTCGTCGGCGAAGCCGGCGTCGCTGCCACTGGCCCTTGCTgctagctgctgctgctgctgctgctcactGGTACTGTTCGCGTGAATGCTCGACATCTGTCCCATCGCACTGCTGTACGACTCGTTGTAGCTGGTCATCTTGTGGTGATGGTGATGATGCGGCAAACACCCGTGCATCATCGGCGTCGACGTCGTCCGGACGAGCTTCTTGGCGGGGCTGGACGGGGGGACCAGCATCGCCCCTTCCGAAGCGTTCACCGCCGAGATGTTGTTGGTGGTCGAGAGCATACTGTCGAAGCTTTGGCGACTTTTGCGCTTCCAGCGCAAGTTGATCATCGACAGGGGCGTCAGCATGGCTTCGTTCACGGGTTCGATGTCCTCGGGGGGGTCGGTGATGGCACGTAGTTCTTTGGATATTTGGGGCGTGTTGGCGGCGGTTAGCTTCACCTTGATGGCCGTTTGGGGGGCCGAGTTGTGGGTTGATCGTTCCGAGGAGGTGGCCGAGTTgttttcatcaatattttctttgttttctccTTCCGCGGCGACATTCTCCAAGATCGTTGGGATGTGCTGGCTGTGCTCGAGGTGGCAGGCTTGATCCGATGCTGGACCGTGTGCGGTGAGGCAGCGAGCGATCGACTTGAAGTCGGCGGCTGTGTGGAAGACCTGCAGGGAGAGAACCACACTTTTATAACCTGCAAAACCTTTTGAGAGTTGACCCGCGAACCTACCTTGGCACACCGATTGCACCGCAGCGGCAAATGTTCCCGCAGGATGTGCTCCACCAGCACGTTACTCCCGCTGATCTTCGTGTCGACTCGCAACGGGAACGGTCTATTGTTGCAGATGTAGCAAATCTGCCGGATCGCCTTCACGTCCTGGTGCTGGACGTCCTCGTGCTTCTGACGACACTTGCCACAGCAAAACACCTGCGCACAGGTACGGCACTGAACCTGCAAACAAAATCCGGTCAAAATCCGTCCAAATTGCTTCAAATAAATGCGCTTACCTCTTTGGGGATCTTCATGTTTGACGCGACGATCACAATGGACGAACGCTGTTGTTAACACTTCTTCACTCTCTTTGGCTGTGGCTCGTCCCCTCTCGCTACCGTAGGCTTCTGCTTCTTTGGAACTCGAAAGGCGACCTCGCGCCGACGTTGCGCTAACTTTTGGCGCAACTCCTCGATGGATTCGCGTTCCGGGGCGTACGACAGGTGCAGGATGCCGCCGTAAAAGTTTTTCGCGTCCAGCAGCTTCTTGGCACGCCGGGCACGCTCGAGCTTTTCGAAGCGCACGTGGAACACGTCGGTGAAGGGTTCGACCTCGACTGGAAAGAGGGGGATGGAATTGGAAATGAGCGGTAGTCGATTAGTTAGGGAGTGATACAGACATCCCACAAATTTAGGAAATAAATTAACCTTcaaccttcatttgaaaaaaaaatgcttgagatcTTTCTCTTGTTTAAAAGACCAACTGCAAACTTTAaagttttgtatgaaaattttgaagaataatcTAGCCCCTTTAAATTCACAAGTTCGGGAcattttttctaatctaatctagtcACACCCTAGCGCACAGCACAGTTGCGATTAGTAGGTAACAGCCATTggtcaccaacggcgcccgccctgtcagtttgtagatctcgatgttaaccctctacaacctaaccaaaaaatattttttgaaaattttagatttgaaaGTTGAACTTGATTTATGTGACTTTGACAAAgtttaaaaagcaatttttttagaggtcaactttggctgtattttttactaacatttcctatattttaggtaaaaagaagtatgcagtaatttttgtagtgtgtattaggccgatgcaaatattaaaaaaagtttttgtccctcggccctggccgaggtcaaggggggggcaaaaaaataaaaaaatataaaaattttaataacaagccataatcttcacatttaaatgaaaaaagtgttttaaaatgcattttacactagttcagttgttttgcaatcattagttttcaaaaaatctaaaatctcacaaaaacaaaaattgtatcgaaaaaaaagattttgcatcgaaaattttcaaaaaatcttaagattttttaataaatccaaacatgctaaaaatgattttaaacgcaggagaatgtattttaatttgatttcagctggttgcacttgaattttcattgaaatgttgaagtttattgtaaaaatatttttttgccccctgatttttcgggccaattttgaaggggggggtgacaaaaacttttaaaaatatttgtaccagccttatgaaaaaaaaaaattgtagcgtCCCAGactattctctacgaaatcggtcttttttcttcaattttatttttttttaatccggctgaaacttttttggtgccttcggtatgcccaaagaagccattttgcatcattagtttgtccatataaattttcatacaaatttggcagctgtccagccaaaaatgatgtatgaaaattcaaaaatctgtatcttttgaaggaatttttgatcgatttggtgtcttcggcgatgttgtaggtatggataaggactacactggaaaaaaattattcacggtaaaaaaaattggtgattttttatttaactttttgtcactaaaacttgatttgaaaaaaaaaatatatgttttgaaggacatcaaatgccaacttttcagaaatttccaggttgtgcaaacaaTCTTTGGCCGaggtataaatttttgaatcaatactgatttttttttttaatcgaaatattggttgcaaacatttttcaacttcattttccgatgtaaaatcaaatttgcaatcaaaaagtattctagtgaaattttggtaaagtgcatcgttttcaagttaaatccatttttaggtaactttttttttaaatagtcgcagttttaatttttttaaattagtgcacatgtttgcccacttttgaaaaaaatattttttaaatgctgagAATTCTCAGCTctctatgttttgcttttttgaactttgtttatacgacccttagttgttgagatattggcatCTCTCTAATGTGAcaattttttagcaaattttctgaacttaaaaaaaatattgctagaaatggtcactcatagtcactatttttaaaaatcgaaaaactgcaaatatgtatttcgctaaaatcaaacttttggtggctattccttgaaaacggagcccttcataaaaaatctgtgaagtacctaatttttgattgaaaatttaattttacgtaAACAAATcgggtcaattttttttgtataaaatttcgttttttttccaaaatcactatttattaaaaaaaacataactcggcggcagattttttgaccatccccgctcaaaagttgcgggtttttgttccctaaaacatataaaaaatctcgaaaatcaaaaaatacttattatagaaaattaagtttttgtgaaaaaaatttatttaaaaaatcgtgaattttttttccgtgtacctattttattctcaatagagcagttctctaggatttcggtcattcgattttttttgtattttttaatccgactgaaacttttttggtgccttcggtatgcccaaagaagccattttgcatcattagtttgtccatataattttccatacaaatttggcagctgtccatacaaaaatgatgtatgaaaattcaagaatctgtatcttttgaaggaattttttgatcgatttggtgtcttcggcaaagttgtaggtatggatacggactacactgaaaaaaaataatacacggtaaaaaaaatttggtgatttttttatttaactttttatcactaaaacttgatttacaaaaaaacactatttttaattttttttattttttgatatgttttaggggacataaaatgccaacttttcagaaatttccaggttgtgcaaaaaatcattgaccgagttatgaattttttaatcaatactgattttttcaaaaaatcgaaattttggtcgtaaaaatttttcaacttcatttttcgatgtaaaatcaaatttgcaataaaaaagtactttagtgaaattttgataaagtgcaccgttttcaagttatagccatatttaagtgacttttttgaaaatagtcgcagtttttcattttttaaaattagtgcacatgtttgccaagttttgaaaaaaatatttttgaaaagctgagaaaattctctatattttgcttattcggactttgttgatacgacctttagttgctgagatattgcaatgcaaaggtttaaaaacaggaaaattgatgttttctaagtttcacccaaacaacccaccattttctatcttcaatatcttagcaacttatggtccgattttcaatgttaatatatgaaacatttgtgaaatttttcgatcttttcgaaaaaaatattttcagaattttcaaatcaagactaacatttcacaaaggccaaacattcaatattacgcccttttaaaatgttagtcttgatttgaaaattttgaaaatatttttttcgaaaagatcggaaaatttcacaaatgtttcatatattaacattgaaaatcggaccataagttgctaagatattgaagatagaaaatggtgggttgtttgggtgaaacttagaaaacatcaattttcctgtttttaaacctttgcattgcaatatctcagcaactaaaggtcgtatcaacaaagtccgaataagcaaaatatagagaattttcacagcttttcaaaaatatttttttcagaactgtgcaaacatgtgcactaattttaaaaaatgaaaaactgcgactaatttcaaaaaagtcacttaaatatggctataacttgaaaacggtgcacttcatcaaaatttcactaaagtacttttttattgcaaatttgattttacatcgaaaaatgaagttgaaaaatttttacgaccaaaatttcgattttttgaaaaaatcagtattgtttaaaaaattcataactcggtcaatgattttttgcacaacctggaaatttctgaaaagttggcattttatgtcccctaaaacatatcaaaaaataaaaaaaattaaaaatagtgtttttttgtaaatcaagttttagtgataaaaagttaaataaaaaaatcaccaaattttttttaccgtgtattattttttttcagtgtagtccgtatccatacctacaactttgccgaagacaccaaatcgatcaaaaaattccttcaaaagatacagatttttgaattttcatacatcatttttgtatggacagctgccaaatttgtatggaaaattatatggacatactaatgatgcaaaatggcttctttgggcataccgaaggcaccaaaaaagtttcagtcggattaaaaaatacaaaaattaaaattgaagaaaaaagaccgatttcgtagagaattgctcaatagtcGTCAACAAtacccacaactttgccgaagtcaccaagttgatcagaaaattcactctaaagttacagatttacgtaccatatttgtatggacagctgccaaaattgcatggagacttgtatgggtgaaccaatgacacaaaatagcttctttggtcatagggaaggcccccacaaatcaaaaaatacaaataaaatccatttccgggtttgatagagaattgctcaacagaTTTGTAATGTTATAAATTTGAATCTCTTCGATGGTTGGGATGAAATTGTTTCCCAGACACGAACTATTAAACTCACGAGattttagaaaaacaaatgcatattacagaaaattgaataaatccactaaaaaaatgatttgtaatcactcctgaaagtttcatgaataaAGTTAGTAacgagacgatttaagcttgaCATTTTGCTATGCGCTGAGCGAACTGTCTAACTttttgagcgtttttctcgaaacaccgattcactttacgggtgccacgatacctCAATTTGGGGTTAAGACCGTTAAGAcactcaagacatatcccgtgtgcataacAAAGTTCGGTttataaatgttgtttttttaaataatacaaaaatcaaaaattgacgatattttgtttgaaaaacgttaaaaaaacgctaatttttatcttttgtaaaaatttactttttgaccCCGTTTACTCTTTTAACGAGCCTTCacacaaattttgagccgatttggtcaaggcagtattgagatatcgtggctGGTACCTATCTGAAACTGCTTTCTTAAAATAGATATATCTCGGAAAtagtacaaccaaatgtctaATAGTTGAACATATACATTTTATTGCCTTGAAAAAAGATTTACTAAAAGCTCAAGTATGTATTATACCAACTCTTTGCATTTTTGCCTCAAGGTGTAGGACTCAGAACTGACAaaatcagggttgttacgggagagtccaaaaaaatccgcgccaaatccgcgccg
Coding sequences:
- the LOC120414399 gene encoding mitosis initiation protein fs(1)Ya, translating into MKIPKEVQCRTCAQVFCCGKCRQKHEDVQHQDVKAIRQICYICNNRPFPLRVDTKISGSNVLVEHILREHLPLRCNRCAKVFHTAADFKSIARCLTAHGPASDQACHLEHSQHIPTILENVAAEGENKENIDENNSATSSERSTHNSAPQTAIKVKLTAANTPQISKELRAITDPPEDIEPVNEAMLTPLSMINLRWKRKSRQSFDSMLSTTNNISAVNASEGAMLVPPSSPAKKLVRTTSTPMMHGCLPHHHHHHKMTSYNESYSSAMGQMSSIHANSTSEQQQQQQLAARVRAIIRSRSKAVAATPLRQVMSKSIQRAIAQHGYSKLVAPGTQRKMSFNSTGGSSISGSPARSALDLRTTPVLKRCSSASSGHHRTAKMVRLGVKSRSEDSSNASTLEDRSVEAGSEYYETHQNVDSLNSTADQENLEKVEEVEPVVIQFLKPMASSYQETPRVAGGMLKKVIAFTSPDVTRLGVVPRPESEDEGDDDVWSTPCGAIPPPRSFSCSALKDLGRSEETDDDVFLPPANPLSPTKSKSCKQLNLDSPGAPSTGKLWTIVSSVIRLASRQDIQDDLTTNDSTKLTSTLAQKAASFAGFLKNKFPGASRPNLRSSSGSDEFSAISPSGGIKRRRSMARPYESRGNNPTVAPVYRTSSSPLPKRKRIQGRKPIERMRNESRSESGSDF